The following proteins come from a genomic window of Pseudomonas putida:
- the ihfB gene encoding integration host factor subunit beta, with protein sequence MTKSELIERIVTHQGLLSSKDVELAIKTMLEQMSQCLATGDRIEIRGFGSFSLHYRAPRVGRNPKTGQSVSLEGKFVPHFKPGKELRDRVNEDEHEEAHT encoded by the coding sequence ATGACGAAGTCGGAGCTGATCGAACGTATTGTCACCCATCAGGGGCTGCTCTCGTCCAAGGACGTGGAGCTGGCCATCAAGACCATGCTTGAGCAGATGTCACAATGCCTGGCTACCGGCGATCGCATCGAGATCCGCGGTTTTGGCAGCTTCTCGCTGCACTATCGCGCCCCACGCGTAGGCCGTAATCCCAAGACCGGCCAGTCGGTCAGCCTCGAAGGCAAGTTCGTGCCGCATTTCAAACCCGGCAAAGAGTTGCGCGACCGGGTCAATGAAGACGAGCATGAAGAGGCCCACACCTGA